One Solanum lycopersicum chromosome 4, SLM_r2.1 DNA window includes the following coding sequences:
- the LOC109120068 gene encoding agamous-like MADS-box protein AGL104: MGRKIEIKKSEETSKRQVTFSKRRSTLLKKAKEIAISGDVDVLLVAFSTAQRLSKFCSKNRIEDILQRYIELPIARKFSIEVSCLSIEDENKLRDLVEVPGPHDEEQVEFQLETVQKVVAHFPMALESVTFPADGKGV; this comes from the exons ATGGGTAGAAAAATTGAGATTAAGAAAAGTGAAGAAACATCAAAGCGTCAAGTCACATTTTCAAAGCGACGTAGTACTTTACTAAAGAAGGCGAAAGAGATTGCAATTTCTGGTGATGTGGATGTGTTGTTGGTCGCGTTCTCCACTGCTCAACGTCTTAGTAAATTCTGTAGCAAAAATAG AATTGAAGACATCCTTCAACGCTACATTGAGCTTCCGATTGCGAGAAAATTTTC GATTGAG GTTTCTTGCTTGAGTATTGAAGATGAaaacaaacttagggacctagtagaggtaccaggaCCTCATGATGAGGAGCAAGTTGAATTCCAGCTGGAGACTGTACAGAAAGTTgttgcacacttcccgatggcgttAGAAAGTGTGACTTTTCCAGCCGATGGCAAAggagtttag
- the LOC138348179 gene encoding uncharacterized protein: protein MHDYLMAEDSELWDIVLDGPFVSMMEEKDEEKTITVPKPRKKYDEADRKKIEKGFKAKTLLVCGIGPDEYNRVSACEFAKEIWDCLKTTHEGTEQVKESKIDMLTSRYENFKMKEGETIHDMFTKFSSIRNELRSLGEPISMTKQVRKVLRILPKTWESKVDAITEAKDLKVLTMDALIGNLKTHEMNRNCDLSKKEAKKDKSLMLKYKSDEDSSDDDMAYLISRFQKVVRKNKVYKRGTNGTRNAAQGDTCYKCGKAGHFIRECPLLKNESKDYQKPRSDSENKRDLVLGNRDRKVAADMVVKKALAAWGDSSSDSEDPDETKDVSMVAVHEEETVFNEMFALMAHTEIEEEDNQVTLLDMKNDLDKYSLKKLRILAKVMIDSVIDLTSERDTMNVELDSLTENKVKLEEKMSRMVSLESDNSELKNQLNQITEEAEKLNGISHGLRVEIEEKLKNSEKSLGLSLEKSNILEKDIVKLKEELEKSLKWTKSSKLLSSATNQSNFNKKGLGSLNITPPFNPHSKYVFVSDNLLCLHCGKNEHLKGECASWKNYHERLSNYALKNDFDDQNHSLPEEADDVGKCDEVPGTTLNFSQSTSKSPENNDILDEEEHLCEEFSSLMGKEFEMSMMGELTFFLGLQIKQSSNGISICQEKYIKDLLKKLNTFDSKPIDTPMGTNSKMIVEESDPLVNQTMYRGIISSLLYLTASRPDIVYSVGMCARFQACPRDSHLKAAKRILRYLKKIRDLVLFYPAGDTFDLVGFANADFAGYQVDRKSNSGMAHFLGSSLISWGTKKQNTVTLSTAEAEYVADAACYS from the exons ATGCATGACTACCTCATGGCTGAAGACAGCGAATTGTGGGATATTGTATTGGATGGACCATTTGTTTCGATGATGGAAGAAAAGGATGAAGAGAAGACCATTACTGTTCCAAAGCCTAGGAAGAAATATGATGAGGCTGacaggaaaaagattgaaaaaggttttaaagctaaaactcttcttgtctgtgggataggacctgatgagtacAACAGAGTGTCAGCCTGTGAGTTTGCTAAAGAAATTTGGGACTGCTTAAAGACTACacatgaaggaactgaacaagtcaaagaatctAAGATTGACATGCTTACCTCACGATATGAGAACTttaaaatgaaggaaggagaaacaataCATGACATGTTCACCAAGTTTTCTTCCATTAGAAATGAGCTGCGAAGTCTGggtgaacctataagcatgacCAAACAAGTTAGAAAAGTGCTTCGAATTCTTCCAAAGACTTGGGAGAGCAAGGTTGATGCCATTACAGAAGCCAAGGATTTGAAGGTGCTGACTATGGATGCTTTGATTGGTAATCTGAAGACACATGAGATGAATCGGAATTGCGATTTATCAAAGAAGGAAGCTAAGAAGGACAAGTCATTGATGCTAAAGTATAAATCAGATGAAGATTccagtgatgatgatatggcatatctcatcagcagatttcaaaaagttgtgaggaaaaataaagtttataaaagaggaacaaatggtACTCGAAATGCTGCTCAAGGTGACACttgctacaagtgtggaaaagcTGGACACTTCATCAGAGAGTGTCCTTTGCTCAAGAATGAAAGCAAGGATTATCAAAAACCAAGAAGTGACAGCGAGAATAAAAGGGACCTGGTACTTGGCAACAGAGATCGAAAAGTTGCTGCTGATATGGTTGTCAAAAAAGCTCTTGCTGCATGGGGAGATTcttcaagtgattcagaagaccCTGATGAGACAAAAGATGTGTCCATGGTTGCTGTGCATGAGGAGGAAACtgtcttcaatgaaatgtttgctctcatgGCTCATACAGAAATTGAAGAAGAGGACAATCAGGTAACCCTTctagatatgaaaaatgacttggataaatattctcttaaaaaattgagaattttgGCCAAAGTCATGATTGATTCTGTGATAGATTTAACATCTGAAAGAGACACCATGAATGTTGAACTTGACagtttaactgaaaacaaagttaaacttgaagagaaaatgtcaagAATGGTGTCTCTAGAGTCTGATAATTCTGAACTTAAGAACCAGTTGAATCAAATaactgaagaagctgaaaagctAAATGGAATATCACATGGTTTAAgagttgaaattgaagaaaaattgaaaaactctgaGAAAAGTCTGGGACTGTCTTTGGAGAAAAGCAACATATTAGAAAAGGATATTgtcaaacttaaggaagaacttgaaaaatctcttaagtggACAAAATCCTCTAAGTTGTTGTCAAGTGCAACAAAccagagtaatttcaataagaaaggactaggaagtTTGAATATCACTCCTCCATTTAATCCTCACAGTAAGTATGTATTTGTGTCTGACAATCTGCTTTGTCTTCACTGTGGTAAAAATGAGCATTTAAAGGGAGAGTGTGCTAGCTGGAAAAATTATCATGAAAGGCTCTCTAACTATGCT TTGAAAAATGACTTTGATGATCAAAATCATAGTCTACCTGAAGAGGCTGATGATGTTGGAAAGTGTGATGAGGTACCTGGTACTACTCTGAATTTCAGTCAGAGTACATCAAAATCCCCAGAAAATAATGACattcttgatgaagaagaacatttgtgtgaagaattctcatctTTAATGGGAAAGGAGtttgaaatgagcatgatgggtgaGTTGACATTCTTCCTGGGTctgcaaatcaagcaatcatcaaatgggaTTTCAATATGCCAGGAGAAGTACATAAAAGATCTGTTGAAGAAACTAAATACGTTTGATtctaaacctattgatactcctatgggaacaaattccaagatgATAGTAGAAGAATCTGATCCCCTTGTGAATCAGACAATGTATAGAGGAATCATTAGCTCCTTGTTATATCTGACTGCTAGCAGGCCTGATATTGtgtatagtgttggaatgtgtgctaggtttcaagcatgtcctcgtgattcacacctgaaggctgcaaaacgtattctcagatatttgaagaaaataaggGACCTGGTTCTCTTTTATCCTGCAGGTGACACTTTTGATCTGGTTGGTTTTGCAAATGCTGATTTTGCaggttatcaagttgacaggaaGAGTAACTCTGGAatggctcatttccttggatcatcacttATCTCTTGGGGTACCAAGAAGCAGAACACCGTGACTCTTTCAACTGCTGAAGCAGAATATGTAGCTGATGCAGCTTGCTATTCTTAG
- the LOC138348180 gene encoding uncharacterized protein translates to MNNPDDEIGMGEGEGEGEAQAEGYNIMTSNITESVNVMFDVEREFPIVALFDEINRIYAFLFHQRRMELVHSANRFVPSIEKDISEYVNADNKLLAHQIANYKFSVTGHGDVATVDLQRRTCTCRIFYLDKIPCPHAMATIRSQHGDDFGNEIYLYSSPYYSVKKYTMAYCQEIHPVPTKDSWIVP, encoded by the exons ATGAATAATCCTGATGATGAAATTGGAATGGGTGAAGGTGAAGGCGAAGGTGAAGCTCAAGCTGAAGG ATATAACATTATGACATCAAACATCACAGAATCGGTGAATGTTATGTTTGATGTTGAAAGAGAATTTCCCATTGTCgctctatttgatgaaataaacaggATATATGCATTTTTATTTCACCAGAGGCGTATGGAGCTTGTGCACTCCGCAAATAGATTTGTTCCTTCAATTGAAAAAGACATATCAGAGTATGTCAATGCGGATAACAAGTTGTTGGCCCATCAAATCGCTAACTACAAGTTCAGTGTCACTGGTCATGGAGATGTTGCTACTGTGGATCTACAAAGAAGAACTTGTACttgtagaattttttatttggacaAAATACCATGTCCACATGCAATGGCAACGATTCGATCCCAACATGGTGATGATTTTGGAAATGAGATTTACTTGTACTCCTCTCCATATTATTCAGTGAAAAAATACACAATGGCATATTGTCAGGAAATTCACCCGGTGCCAACTAAAGATTCTTGGATTGTCCCTTAA